One window of the Candidatus Aegiribacteria sp. genome contains the following:
- a CDS encoding capsule assembly Wzi family protein, with product MTAAVIAATLLMGTMLHQTGLPLQDPLNWWLYMLETESEAMLPGTFPLINSPFLHDCITTTESLDDIKRILFSRSSSPEELKNDTRRLYLTGTAAGEILDYSDSLETRAGLTARLFVDILPGLYLDERLSIWTGSDENPPDYSSPFHRGTEKGRHLYVDWGYLQWNNQTIALSFGRIPQRWGPGRFTQLLISNNSPSLDMLKVQFNLCNTLTFTGFTSTIDSDSGTYLAAHRLDYSPRDNLRIGLSESIIFKSGGLDFAYMNPVIPWYPVQWNERLDDNAFFSFDASWKPFRGMEAYGELLIDDIQYENTGNRPNKLGWTTGLSAYLSSFDLGTVIEYTRIDRFVYSQRRPCNYYLHHGEIIGSELGPDADRVTLSLGTSASWPLLVEATFDHTRHGEGTVQEGWPDSAATGGKFPSGTVEYLTGANLHLGWYPVDFLEIHGNVGNRWTRNQNHISGESSSEFSSSLEAIYSW from the coding sequence ATGACAGCAGCAGTAATAGCGGCAACGTTATTAATGGGAACGATGCTTCATCAGACAGGGCTACCGCTTCAGGATCCTCTCAACTGGTGGCTATATATGCTTGAAACGGAATCGGAAGCCATGCTCCCTGGCACCTTCCCGCTGATTAATTCACCTTTCCTTCATGATTGCATCACAACCACGGAATCGCTGGATGATATCAAAAGAATCCTTTTCAGCAGAAGTTCTTCACCGGAAGAACTGAAGAACGATACCCGGAGATTATACCTTACCGGAACAGCGGCCGGGGAAATACTTGATTACTCGGACAGCCTCGAGACCAGGGCAGGACTCACTGCCCGTCTTTTCGTCGATATACTTCCAGGTCTGTATCTTGACGAAAGACTCTCCATATGGACGGGCTCCGACGAAAACCCGCCCGATTACTCCTCCCCTTTTCACAGGGGCACGGAGAAGGGAAGACACCTTTACGTGGACTGGGGTTACCTCCAGTGGAACAATCAAACCATCGCACTCAGTTTCGGACGAATTCCCCAGAGATGGGGCCCCGGTCGGTTTACGCAATTGCTGATCTCGAACAACAGCCCTTCTCTGGATATGCTTAAAGTTCAGTTCAACCTGTGCAATACGCTGACATTCACAGGATTTACATCAACTATCGACAGCGATTCCGGGACATACCTTGCCGCGCACCGACTGGATTACTCACCAAGAGACAATTTACGGATAGGTCTTAGTGAATCCATTATTTTTAAATCCGGAGGGCTCGATTTCGCGTATATGAATCCAGTCATTCCATGGTATCCTGTTCAATGGAATGAAAGGCTGGATGACAACGCGTTTTTCAGCTTCGACGCATCATGGAAACCCTTCAGGGGAATGGAAGCCTACGGAGAACTGCTGATCGATGATATTCAGTACGAAAACACGGGCAACAGACCGAATAAGCTGGGCTGGACAACGGGACTGTCCGCTTATCTCAGCTCCTTTGATCTGGGAACCGTAATCGAGTACACAAGAATAGACAGGTTCGTATACAGTCAGAGAAGGCCCTGCAATTATTACCTTCACCATGGAGAAATAATTGGTTCGGAACTGGGGCCCGATGCCGATAGGGTAACGCTGTCTCTGGGAACCTCAGCCAGCTGGCCCCTTCTTGTCGAAGCCACCTTCGACCACACAAGACATGGGGAGGGAACCGTTCAGGAAGGCTGGCCTGATTCGGCCGCCACCGGGGGAAAATTTCCTTCTGGAACAGTTGAATACCTTACCGGCGCAAATCTGCACCTTGGATGGTACCCGGTGGATTTCCTTGAAATACACGGAAATGTCGGCAATAGGTGGACGCGGAATCAAAACCATATATCGGGTGAATCTTCCTCGGAATTCTCATCATCGCTGGAAGCCATATACAGCTGGTAA
- the tgt gene encoding tRNA guanosine(34) transglycosylase Tgt, which translates to MILLTVLKKFLPPLHNLNLKGFNLKHIPSFDLLGKSGKARRGVLNLSHGKVETPAFMPVGTQASVKTVRNSDLLKDNWQIILGNTYHLYLRPGVEVIANAGGLHKFMSWNRNILTDSGGFQLFSLSKLRKRSEEGYHFQSHIDGSSHLLTPEKVIELQTVFGSDIMMVLDECLEQPSDRVQTEESLSLTLRWAEKARKVHTGGQQALFGIVQGGGFQDLRRKSAEALSQMEFDGYAIGGVAVGESRNMMMKAVKSCIDYLPEDRPRYLMGVGKPEDLVDFVALGVDMFDCVVPTRNARGGAFFVPGGHINIRNARFRNDPAPIQPGCQCYTCTTYSRSYLRHLFAAKEWLAPILATLHNLHYFSVLMGRIRMAVEEHHYTSWRKEWHRKQRNFDKGVY; encoded by the coding sequence ATGATTCTCCTGACGGTATTGAAGAAATTCCTCCCTCCACTTCACAACCTGAACCTGAAGGGCTTTAACCTGAAGCACATTCCTTCGTTCGATCTCCTGGGAAAATCTGGCAAAGCCCGAAGAGGCGTGCTGAATCTCTCCCATGGAAAGGTCGAAACCCCTGCTTTTATGCCTGTGGGCACTCAGGCAAGCGTAAAAACCGTCAGGAACTCCGACCTTCTCAAGGATAACTGGCAGATAATTCTGGGAAATACTTACCACCTGTATCTCAGACCGGGGGTGGAGGTAATCGCGAATGCCGGGGGTCTTCACAAGTTTATGTCGTGGAACCGGAACATCCTAACAGATAGCGGAGGATTCCAGCTCTTCAGCCTTTCAAAGCTGAGAAAGCGTTCAGAAGAGGGATACCATTTCCAGTCACATATCGATGGTTCCAGCCATCTTCTCACGCCTGAGAAAGTAATTGAACTGCAGACAGTATTTGGAAGCGATATAATGATGGTCCTTGATGAATGCCTGGAGCAGCCCAGCGATCGCGTACAAACGGAGGAATCCCTCAGTCTTACACTGAGATGGGCCGAAAAAGCCAGAAAAGTGCATACTGGAGGCCAGCAGGCGCTTTTCGGCATAGTGCAGGGCGGAGGTTTCCAGGATTTAAGAAGAAAATCCGCGGAAGCTCTTTCTCAGATGGAATTCGACGGGTACGCAATAGGAGGTGTAGCTGTAGGGGAATCAAGAAACATGATGATGAAAGCGGTCAAATCCTGTATTGACTACCTCCCTGAAGACAGACCAAGGTACCTTATGGGAGTGGGTAAACCGGAAGACCTTGTTGATTTTGTAGCCCTTGGAGTGGATATGTTCGATTGTGTGGTTCCCACAAGAAACGCCAGGGGGGGCGCATTTTTCGTTCCGGGAGGACATATCAACATACGTAACGCCCGTTTCAGAAACGATCCGGCACCGATTCAGCCGGGATGCCAGTGCTATACCTGCACCACCTATTCAAGATCTTACCTGAGACATCTTTTCGCAGCGAAGGAATGGCTTGCGCCTATCCTCGCGACGCTTCACAATCTCCATTACTTCTCAGTACTCATGGGAAGGATAAGGATGGCTGTTGAAGAGCACCATTACACTTCCTGGAGAAAAGAATGGCACAGGAAACAAAGGAATTTCGATAAGGGTGTATACTGA